From Daucus carota subsp. sativus chromosome 6, DH1 v3.0, whole genome shotgun sequence, the proteins below share one genomic window:
- the LOC108224340 gene encoding uncharacterized protein LOC108224340 isoform X2 — MQKIMELDALKFKGDSRYTRSYNMSRWSQAFYEPRWKLEMVMQCIRKYVAKRYMNPVLRKLHHMRTRTRFNKLSGGEVLFYREPSSQQATTVVAVVLRATVPWCCRRACIASLMSMNSSFIKICIGITINLHKEVNCLADLNPSINHQFGS, encoded by the exons ATGCAGAAG ATCATGGAGCTTGATGCTTTAAAGTTTAAAGGAGACAGCAGATATACAAGGTCTTACAACATGAGCAGATGGTCCCAG GCATTTTATGAACCTCGATGGAAGCTGGAAATGGTTATGCAGTGTATTAGGAAGTATGTTGCCAAG AGATATATGAATCCTGTTCTTAGAAAGTTGCACCACATGAGGACAAGGACgagatttaataaattatccG GTGGTGAAGTGCTCTTCTACAGAGAACCTTCTTCACAACAGGCAACAACTGTAGTTGCTGTTGTATTGAGAGCTACTGTTCCTTGGTGTTGTCGGAGGG CATGTATAGCGTCATTGATGAGTATGAACTCATCCTTCATCAAAATCTGTATTGGAATAACAATTAACTTGCACAAGGAAGTTAATTGCTTGGCTGATCTTAACCcttcaatcaatcatcaatttGGTTCTTAG
- the LOC108224340 gene encoding uncharacterized protein LOC108224340 isoform X1 has product MQKVLLMIMELDALKFKGDSRYTRSYNMSRWSQAFYEPRWKLEMVMQCIRKYVAKRYMNPVLRKLHHMRTRTRFNKLSGGEVLFYREPSSQQATTVVAVVLRATVPWCCRRACIASLMSMNSSFIKICIGITINLHKEVNCLADLNPSINHQFGS; this is encoded by the exons ATGCAGAAGGTATTATTGATG ATCATGGAGCTTGATGCTTTAAAGTTTAAAGGAGACAGCAGATATACAAGGTCTTACAACATGAGCAGATGGTCCCAG GCATTTTATGAACCTCGATGGAAGCTGGAAATGGTTATGCAGTGTATTAGGAAGTATGTTGCCAAG AGATATATGAATCCTGTTCTTAGAAAGTTGCACCACATGAGGACAAGGACgagatttaataaattatccG GTGGTGAAGTGCTCTTCTACAGAGAACCTTCTTCACAACAGGCAACAACTGTAGTTGCTGTTGTATTGAGAGCTACTGTTCCTTGGTGTTGTCGGAGGG CATGTATAGCGTCATTGATGAGTATGAACTCATCCTTCATCAAAATCTGTATTGGAATAACAATTAACTTGCACAAGGAAGTTAATTGCTTGGCTGATCTTAACCcttcaatcaatcatcaatttGGTTCTTAG
- the LOC108224340 gene encoding uncharacterized protein LOC108224340 isoform X3 — MELDALKFKGDSRYTRSYNMSRWSQAFYEPRWKLEMVMQCIRKYVAKRYMNPVLRKLHHMRTRTRFNKLSGGEVLFYREPSSQQATTVVAVVLRATVPWCCRRACIASLMSMNSSFIKICIGITINLHKEVNCLADLNPSINHQFGS; from the exons ATGGAGCTTGATGCTTTAAAGTTTAAAGGAGACAGCAGATATACAAGGTCTTACAACATGAGCAGATGGTCCCAG GCATTTTATGAACCTCGATGGAAGCTGGAAATGGTTATGCAGTGTATTAGGAAGTATGTTGCCAAG AGATATATGAATCCTGTTCTTAGAAAGTTGCACCACATGAGGACAAGGACgagatttaataaattatccG GTGGTGAAGTGCTCTTCTACAGAGAACCTTCTTCACAACAGGCAACAACTGTAGTTGCTGTTGTATTGAGAGCTACTGTTCCTTGGTGTTGTCGGAGGG CATGTATAGCGTCATTGATGAGTATGAACTCATCCTTCATCAAAATCTGTATTGGAATAACAATTAACTTGCACAAGGAAGTTAATTGCTTGGCTGATCTTAACCcttcaatcaatcatcaatttGGTTCTTAG
- the LOC108224340 gene encoding uncharacterized protein LOC108224340 isoform X4 — protein sequence MQKVLLMIMELDALKFKGDSRYTRSYNMSRWSQAFYEPRWKLEMVMQCIRKYVAKRYMNPVLRKLHHMRTRTRFNKLSGGEVLFYREPSSQQATTVVAVVLRATVPWCCRRDFGNQIQLSGGQGSPHV from the exons ATGCAGAAGGTATTATTGATG ATCATGGAGCTTGATGCTTTAAAGTTTAAAGGAGACAGCAGATATACAAGGTCTTACAACATGAGCAGATGGTCCCAG GCATTTTATGAACCTCGATGGAAGCTGGAAATGGTTATGCAGTGTATTAGGAAGTATGTTGCCAAG AGATATATGAATCCTGTTCTTAGAAAGTTGCACCACATGAGGACAAGGACgagatttaataaattatccG GTGGTGAAGTGCTCTTCTACAGAGAACCTTCTTCACAACAGGCAACAACTGTAGTTGCTGTTGTATTGAGAGCTACTGTTCCTTGGTGTTGTCGGAGGGATTTTGGCAACCAAATACAATTATCTGGTGGACAGGGTTCTCCCCATGTATAG
- the LOC108224340 gene encoding uncharacterized protein LOC108224340 isoform X5, whose protein sequence is MQKVLLMIMELDALKFKGDSRYTRSYNMSRWSQAFYEPRWKLEMVMQCIRKYVAKRYMNPVLRKLHHMRTRTRFNKLSDGTGIVNWKGALLITSD, encoded by the exons ATGCAGAAGGTATTATTGATG ATCATGGAGCTTGATGCTTTAAAGTTTAAAGGAGACAGCAGATATACAAGGTCTTACAACATGAGCAGATGGTCCCAG GCATTTTATGAACCTCGATGGAAGCTGGAAATGGTTATGCAGTGTATTAGGAAGTATGTTGCCAAG AGATATATGAATCCTGTTCTTAGAAAGTTGCACCACATGAGGACAAGGACgagatttaataaattatccG ATGGAACTGGTATTGTTAACTGGAAGGGAGCTCTGCTTATTACATCAGATTGA